From the Halalkalicoccus sp. CGA53 genome, one window contains:
- a CDS encoding YihY/virulence factor BrkB family protein: MSTVSRTTAIGKNVVETAQDNDVTFLAASIAYYAFVSLIPLLLLTFVLAAVVGGEALAETMVDLTQDVLTPTGQDMLEEAIVGGAGRGGATVVGIGVLFWSALKLFRGIDTAFSMVYGADGDEGFLQEVSRAAISFLAIILAVVGLVVLGTVLAFLPEPPLFALASPLILVVALTVVFLPLYYFLPSVEMTLKGAVPGAVFAAAGWAALQSLFGLYAANAGQYDAYGAIGAVLLLFTWLYIGGIVILVGAIINAVVGETTHEEFTMPDQGEDTTLSDDGTEDERATSTAETGGPAPDVARLGRDVEDLRSELASFEGRVEQRTVTREEVESDLRRYVRRRMRRGHATGWGPYLVLLYGTAMTLGAFYFLAGGWAIAAMLVIWLSTLGLYVLMVIVGTGLNAVGYPGRLREAVRMWRGE, encoded by the coding sequence GTGAGTACGGTCTCCCGGACGACAGCCATCGGGAAGAACGTCGTGGAAACCGCCCAGGACAACGACGTCACGTTCCTGGCCGCGAGCATCGCCTACTACGCGTTCGTCTCGCTCATCCCGCTCCTGCTCCTGACGTTCGTCCTCGCCGCGGTCGTCGGCGGGGAGGCGCTCGCGGAGACGATGGTCGACCTCACGCAGGACGTCCTCACTCCGACCGGTCAGGACATGCTAGAGGAGGCGATCGTCGGCGGTGCGGGGAGAGGAGGGGCGACCGTCGTCGGGATCGGGGTACTGTTCTGGAGCGCACTGAAGCTCTTTCGCGGCATCGACACCGCCTTCTCGATGGTCTACGGCGCCGACGGCGACGAGGGCTTTCTCCAGGAGGTGAGCCGGGCGGCGATCTCGTTTCTCGCGATCATCCTCGCGGTCGTCGGACTGGTCGTTCTCGGTACCGTCCTCGCTTTCCTCCCCGAACCACCGCTGTTCGCGCTCGCGAGCCCGCTGATCCTGGTCGTCGCGCTCACTGTCGTCTTCTTACCGCTCTACTACTTCCTCCCGAGCGTCGAGATGACGCTCAAAGGGGCGGTACCGGGCGCGGTGTTCGCGGCGGCCGGCTGGGCCGCCCTCCAGTCGCTGTTCGGGCTCTACGCGGCGAACGCGGGCCAGTACGACGCTTACGGCGCGATCGGTGCGGTGCTGTTGCTGTTCACGTGGCTTTATATCGGCGGGATCGTCATACTCGTTGGAGCGATCATCAACGCGGTCGTCGGGGAGACGACGCACGAGGAGTTCACAATGCCTGATCAGGGAGAGGACACCACGCTGTCGGACGACGGAACGGAGGACGAGCGGGCGACGAGCACGGCGGAGACGGGCGGGCCGGCCCCGGACGTGGCACGGCTCGGCCGCGACGTGGAGGACCTGCGCTCGGAGCTCGCCTCGTTCGAGGGGCGCGTCGAGCAGCGCACCGTCACCCGCGAGGAGGTCGAGAGCGACCTCCGGCGCTACGTCAGACGCCGGATGCGCCGGGGCCACGCCACCGGCTGGGGGCCCTATCTGGTGCTGCTCTACGGCACCGCGATGACGCTCGGCGCATTCTACTTCCTCGCCGGCGGCTGGGCGATCGCCGCGATGCTCGTCATCTGGCTCTCGACGCTCGGGCTCTACGTCCTGATGGTGATCGTCGGGACCGGCCTCAACGCCGTCGGCTACCCCGGCCGCCTGCGCGAGGCCGTGCGGATGTGGCGCGGGGAGTGA